From the genome of Amyelois transitella isolate CPQ chromosome 14, ilAmyTran1.1, whole genome shotgun sequence:
aaattaatagtgTTTATGCTTTGGGAAGCCACTCTataagttaataattaaactaattaataaGTCTTTAACGTAATCAACTTTAatcaatctgaaaaaaaaaaacagatttaaTGAATCCTAAGCAACAAACGAACTAAAACAACACAATCACGACGCTATAGCCTGAAAGATGGAGACAGAGAATAACAAATTCAAAACAAGCGAAGACACTTGGACATTTTTATTCAGCCCGTTGAAAAACGATAAACAGAACTGACATCAAGTATTCGGCCGGCACACTCTTCGTTAGAGTGCATACCTGCGCCGCATATGTTAGTCATGTAACATTGGAGTTTTTCACAAACTAAAATCCTATCcaacatttgtttgtttcgAATCGACGTAGGTACCTACGAACCCGATAAATCGAGTTTCCTTTGATTCTGAGAAGGGAAACAATGTAACGTGAACGAAATTGGGgattattttgttgtgtttGTATCTGAGTGAAGaaacgaaatattttattttatatatttagatgacCAACGGCAAGTTTTACAATCATAagcttataaaacaaatatttaagagCCAATTACAGCTAATAGAAACAgtttagaaattaattttcgAGAACGACAATTACACATTCATTTAAGAAAATCATTAAACAAATGCCAAGTgcatacattattaaaaacttaaaaaagagaaatgtatatatttcatcgctaaagaattttaatataatataatttaataaatacaaaaaacgttcataaataaacgtttttatttaataaagtcaaactttaatttgatatttattatgtgCCTTGCTCgcataaatcaaaatatctcGATTATTACCCGTTTAAATGCTGCTCGCTTTCACTTATTTCATCAACATACATTCCGAATTTCATCTTTCTATATTTAGTGGTTTCGGCTGTACATTGCCTGGTTGTCAGTCAATGAGATGAGTGTCTGAgtgtaaataaaagatattttgaataatataatgtttaaacacgttgttttatttttcaccctcatctgtttaatatattattgcaTAAGGTGTTCGCGACTTATATACACCCAACATTCCGTATACCTCATGATAagcaaaaaacatatttatctaGGACAATTACAGTCTCAGAATAAGCTGCATTTAACAtatcttttgtaattttaatccgaCCCAAGCGTCGTCttacgttaaaaaaatacgtttcCTATCAAGAAACGCTCTTCAAACGATCCGGATTTGCATGTCATTATCATTTTTGATTCGCTCTTCTTTTGTGTAAATACTCTAAAAGGTAACACCGTAAATGATATAATGCGGGGAAAGATATGCTGAATGATTAATGTGGAAGAGAAGACTTCTATGAGTACTTATACTagacaaaacatattttaagacAATATTAAACgctttataaacatacatacatatagtcacgtctatatcccttgcggggtagactatACGTacgattgagattcaaatagtgtcaggttgctagcccaccgcctaaaagaagaatcccaagtttatgcctatccctgagtcgccttttacgatatccatgggaacgagatggagtggtcctattctttttattattggcaCCAGAAGCCACACGGTagcaataaaagtaataagttCAAATAAGTCCtagaaaatctttttttcgTAAACACCTTCGCAAAGAAAACCGTTTTGAGAAGGCACATTCCCGCAAAAACATGTTGTCTGAAAGgcctttattaatttagagtCATTTATGGTGGTCACAACACTCAGCTAAAGATAAGGATATCACGcagaagaaataatattaatcaacACAtaatgtgtcgtgtggttcccggcaccaatacaaaaaagaataggaccactccatctctttcccatggatatcgtaaaaggcgactaagggataggcttacaaacttgggattcttttttttgcgatgtgctagcaacctgtcactatttgaatctcaattatatcattaagccaaatagctgaacgtggccattcagtcttttcaagactgttggctctgtctaccccgcaagggatatagacgtgaccatatgtatgtatgtatgtaacacataATAAATTGTTCTATCTAGCGCGCAAGACATAGTAGTCCATGAACATGATGTGTACGCATCTTACGTCTCTCGCTTCTAAATACGCTTCAACGGATATTACTTTCGGTTTTTGttgcttaaataaattataacatttgaGTAAGAACAGCGTTTAATGAATTTCCAGTCTAATACGATTTCCCATTTCATTTTGCTGGTTTAGAAACATGAAAGTGAATATGTTagcattgaatttgaataaatcgATCCCTCTTTGGGTGTCATTTTGTACTCTTTAGGGTGCATATTGCATGATGTAATGATTACGGAACAGGCCAAAATTAGTTtcattttgtattgtttggaaactttatatttataaagaagaaaaaaattaaaaaatattatttttatacttataaaatctttctattgattaaatattttgaaggcGAAATTTCTTTCCATTAAAAAATGCACACGTTATATGCAGCAGAGACTATAactatccacttgccactcCAACTTTTTTTGCATGACAATTTTGCATCTACATTCAGCATTTTGATATAAtggtgacaaattacacttttAATTAGGATAAgaatagtttatttatcataaagaAGCATGCATAATGGTTACAACACAATTGATCCCACTGaaacagttaaataatttatgcctaaaacaataaaatttatatacctatctaATTGCAGcgaattaaaaatgaattaaatttgtgTACGAGTAATATAGTCGGTTTacaatcataaaattttctacATCTTCATAAGGCCAAGATCCCAGTAGGTTAATTATTAGCATCATTTAGCAAACATGACTCTAAaactctttaaaaaaagatccCAAAGAAGGCCTTCAAGAAGTGATAGACATATCTGTTTCATTTCACCTATTTAACTTTATCTTAAAAgcaacaaacattttttaataaacctcACAGCTGTACCTCCGAATTGACTTCGGAAATAATTGCTACCTGATaccaaagttgaatgagtttCCTTTCAATCAAATATATCGAATTCGCTGCTTGTGACTGCATCACTCCTCAATCCGATATAACATTGTTGGCTCACGTTGCGAAtgacacaaaaattatttggTCGGAAAACCGGCGAAGGGCGAAATATCAAAAATTGACTTTCCCTCCAAACTGCGCTTGATGGATTAAAATTCACAGTACCTATATGTTGTATTTGGGAAATTGTTACGAGTATATAGGTGAAttaatatgtacattttttttgtacttaattCACATGACTTTTTTCACTTATAAGTAAGAGGAACTAAgtcatgattataaaaatcaaaagtttatttttatattttttatgttttttttaatatattatgaaattcAGTTCATCAAGTGTAGGTAGTTTTAATGCAGTGTATAAGAACTTTATTTGCGCAAGGATGACACGCAAAATCATGAAGCTTTCCACATTtttaggcttataatcttggaattcttcttttaggcgtcgggctagcaatctgtcactattttaatctcaattctataattaagccaaacagctgaacgcagcCCCTCCCTTGTCTTTTACAACTTGCAGAGGAGAGACGCTGGTGGGCACAAACGCTAaatgcataaaataataaataaacgcaaaaaataataaatcagaaaatatttttgataaaatgtaaaaagatcCAACAAAGGTACATTTTAGAATGTAATCcgatacataaaattacagatCGTAGATATATTCTACGCGGCAGACAGTCGACGGCGGCGACGcagaaaaacttattttacgaTTTCCGTTAGAAAACTATGGCTCTATCGAACTGTTGGGTCgcaaaaatttgttatttattgcacTTTCACTTATTATTTcgtgaaaataataaacggCATTTTCCGTGTTTTGAGGGCGGATTTAATAAAGTGTCGTCGAGTTTTCCGTAACGCAAGTATACTTGGagttttatgataattttccagctgtaaaataaaagaatgaaaCAAATCCGAAATTCACTACCTACTACGTTTGACTTTGCTTACTTGAAGAAGTTTATACTCCTACCACTGTCTACAACTACTTTATCTTTACCTTAAACTTTCacagtaataaattttaataagattttctATAATATCATGATACCGAAATTCAGTCTtccaaaatacatatatagaggcccaagatatttttaaagaaataagactgaaaatctgtatttattcataatatttattctataaacaaaataatgagcAAGTACAAAACGCTTGAAAGTATTACAATTTTACCTTCTGACATACGAACAACCCTATTCCGCCGAAACCTTTTTGCCACACAATATCTTCCTGCCGTTGACAGAAAACGTGCTACTTTTTACAAAGGGCCAATCCATGTGAAATGACATAGGCTGACATCCAAACGACCGTCGAACATTATCGCAAAATGCCCTTAACTCGATTCGTTCATATAAAATTCATGATGGGACGCAATCTTTCAAAAATTGACACCTATTCTAGGGGTCGGCACGGAGGGTAggatacaaaatttttgtcgGATGGGTGAATAAATTAGAATGGACAATGCGTGCGTTAATTTATAGTGCGGTTTGGATTGACGGTGTGAAATGAAGCATTTCAACTTATGGATACagacaataatattataagcttaaaatattttttatttatttgtcggTTACGTTTGCACGTCTAAAACCGCTgaacaaattttgtaaaccACAGAAATAgatacattaaaaaagtatacaaCCGTTTTCAAAGCGCAAGTGTAGAAGAAACttaaaaaacacaaacaataATACCACAATTACTACATTGTCCAATGATGAATTATTCCATTAAAATAACgagaaaatacaatttttcaatGACTAGCAcaaaattcacatttttaaacttaacactcacattttttttataatcagcGGCTAAAAATACGATATggcaatcaaattaaaaccatTAGATATATTGGTCAACATTTGAGAATTCGGGGCTGACCTATGTACACATTACTTAGCaggttataaaacaaatagcaGTCCCAAAGGACTATGCAGAGAGCATAAAATGGGGTCCAGAGTAACTGGAGTTGATTGTTTGCGCAATCGACTTGGAGTTTTGGGGATCTgtagtcaaataaaatattgccaattttttttttgttgaactCAGCTTGCTTATTTCGATGGTAAATTAAACCACTAAGACCGATTAACAATATAGGTATACATTGTTTATGATAACACTAACttatatactaaaaataactatatgtataatagtgccgtgtggttcccggcaccaatacaaaaaagaataggaccatcctccatctctttcccatggatgtcgtaaaaggcgactaagggataggcttacaaacttgggatcctttttaggcgatgggctagcaacctgtcactatttgaatctccattctatcattaagccaaaaagctgaacgtggccaatcagtcttttcaagactgttggctttgtctaccccgcaagggatatagacgtgaccatatgtatgtatgaataatagTGGGGAAGGTCGCTGTGTTAGGAGTACCTGTTCCGTGTGtttagatattataaaataagcaTAATGAAATACGTCCTACAAGCACGTCACTTCCGTATTCCTAAGGTAGCTATATACTTACTACAGTTCTTCCctggtaatattataaatgcgaaagtaactgTGTCTGTCTGCTAGGTTGTCACGCCTAAACCACTGAAACAATTTTGATGAACTTGGTTGGATGGTTTTAAAGTAACGCCGGCGAAATCCACCGTTGGACAGCGCGATCAAAACGGCGCGAGACGGCCGTCGGAGCGCTGTGAAACAAGTATCGCGTTTCGTTGCAAAGTACagaggggttagtgcgagttttactcgatacaaacgcgtcgagcaagttatcacgaatttgtatggagttgcattagtgccatcgcgttaccactaggtggcgctgatcaaatcacatacaaattcgcgtttaattgctcgacgcgtttgatcgagtaaaactcgcactaacccctcaGATACTTTGGCGGCGTTGGTGCATGTCTCAAGACCGGTGCGTTTGAGCTGCGTTACTATGAAACCGAGCTACTAGGTAGTGTTATTGGAACCGCGCGCGTGTTGCCGGCACTGATTAAACGCGCGTCTCCGAAATCAGCTTATGCTCatactttatacatatacatatatgtacaggTACTTCGTATTAAAAAGAaaccatgcggacgaagtctcAGGCAAAAAtgagttaattataaaaaaaaatgtgtcatTGCGTTGCTATTCCCAAAGTGATGTGTTCTTTTCTAAGTGCTTTGAATATTTCGCTCAATGTCGTAATGAGCTTTATaactactttttatttactaccgAAGTCGCGAGCGGCCTTTAGTAATGTAAAAAAGTTCTAACCTAGTAAGGGACAccatattgtaattttaaaaaatctttcatagaaaaatttttaacaatgaagatttaaaatcatattataataagtgttattatttgttttatactttacTACTACAATCCGTCAGTTAATCCTTTGCTTTCTGCGGAACCTAAATCTACATAATTGGACTCACGCTtagctattttatttgttgattgTCTGATTTGATTTACCCTAAAGCTGCTTTAGGTTGCCAAGCAAATATATTGAACTAAAAATGTCGGATTTATATACAGTTGATTTAACTTTGGAgtagtttattatatacaagTGACCcaccccggcttcgcacggaaaGAATTTATGAATATAATCTTTACTCTaaaaaccctctttccaaatttcaaatacaaacgtatgtacatataatcacgtttatattccttgcgaggtagacagagcctacagcctTGAAGAATTgaaaaggccacgtacagctgttaggctaaataaaggaattgagattcgaatagtgacaggttgctagcccatcgcctacaggaaaaattacaagtttattagcctttcccttagtcgccatttacgacatccatggcaaagatatggagcggtcctattcttaaatgccgggaaccacacggcttatatatatattttcagttttctttcgcctcgtccacattcataactcgaATTTCTTCATGCTcgtctttttatataaactacTCATATCAATAACACGAATATTCCTTGAACATAGAATACCATAGAGGCCTTTGCCTATTTCGTtttagtattataataaaaattgtgtaaatacgtttaaaatttatctatttGTACAAGTGATTCTATTCAGAAAAAGTACAGCTTacgaaaaatttatattgtaatttattgttactACTAAGAACATTTTTTTCCCCAAGACTATTCTCACTCAAAAtataactttgttttaaaaaaaataagtaagttatcAAATGTGggtgtatgtacatatgtctgTGTTTCTGTGTCTGTGGTAGAAATATCAATTAACATGCTGGCTTTAATGGGCTCTGAGTTATGAAAGTGTAAACATagaaataggaaaaaaaaataaaattttaaaataagataatgtCACGAggtcaataaaatatacgagTTTACCGCCatcattgcaaaaaaaaaaacactttaaaaATCCATCAACGATAGCGGTTTCACcgatatatttttgtgttatggTTGATGTGATGCTCTTTGTAACTTTTCAAGTCCTAAATACATTAAAGATTTCTTATATTTGCAGCTGACATTCAAGATGCAGGTTCGTGTTTCGGATGGTACTTTGGAAGGAGAAGTTTTGAAAGATAGCTATGGAAAGATATTTTATAGCTTCAAAGGTATACCTTACGCGGAACCGCCGCTTGGTGAACTGAGATTTCAGGTaaggtacatttaatatttcctCTCTAAAAGGGGGTCACAAatcctttaatttttattcccaTTTCTAGTCCAAGAATAGGAGTGTCAAGAATTATACGAAGTGACCTCCGATTAATTTCTGTAAGCCAGTTAACGGGGAAACCTAAGTCGGCCAAGGAGAGCCCAGGGTTTGAAAATCTGGGAGTAGATATCCATGACAGTGATCATCTATCAACTTTAATTTCAGGCACCTAAACCTGTCCAACCATGGGAAGGAGTTCGTAGTGCCAAAAAGAATGGACCATGTTGTATACAAGCCAATATAGACCTCCAACCCGAGACCATAGGTAGTGAAGACTGCTTGTATCTTAATGTCTTCACTCCAGATTTAAATCCAAGTTATCCATTGCCAGTGATGGTGCAAATTCATGGGGGAGGATTTTGCTTTCTTAGTGGAGGCGATGACTGGTTTGATACAGACTATCTCCTTAGACATGGAGTCATTTTAGTCACAATAAATTACAGACTTGAAGTTCTTGGATTTCTTTGTCTCGATACTGAAGACATTCCAGGCAATGCTGGTATGAAGGATCAAGTAGCTGCAATGAAATGGATCAAAAACAACATCAGCAGCTTTGGTGGTGATCCTAACAATATCACATTATTTGGAATAAGTGCAGGTGGGGCCAGCATAGCCTATCATTTAGTGTCGCCGATGTCAAAAGGATTATTCAAAAGAGCTATTATTCAAAGTGGAACTAATACTTGTTACTGGACTCAATCTATTGCTCCACGTGAAAAAGCTCTAGCCTTAGCAAAGAAACTTGGATGCCAATCAGACAATGATAAAGAAATAtctaatgttttaaaatcagTACCAGCTGaatatttgattaatataCATCTTCCTGTTACGTATTTGGAAACGTTCAAGGATTactggaaaatatattttaatgtagtaCCCGAAAAGCTCTTTGGAGATAATGAAAGATTCTTTTatggaaatataaatgaagTTTTAAGAGATAATATTAACAATGGCGTTGAAGTTATAGTAGGTTGCACCAAAAatgaaggtattttaaatttaactataGGACTTGATAAAATAGTAACACAAGCTAACAAATTTACCGAATATTTTGTACCAACGCACATAGCTCTTAACTGTCCCatagaaaaacaaatagaaattggtaacagaattaaaaagagatatttcggaaataaaatcatatcgATAGATGATTTAGATAAAATACTACATTACTTCGCTCTTGATACATTTGTATATTCGATAATAGAATGGGCTAAAATTTACGCTAGCTCATACGAAAATAGAATTTATGTTTACATCATGTCTTGCGAGACGGAAAGGAATATAATGGTTGATCTATTGGGATTAAGAGAACa
Proteins encoded in this window:
- the LOC106130923 gene encoding esterase FE4 isoform X1; protein product: MQVRVSDGTLEGEVLKDSYGKIFYSFKGIPYAEPPLGELRFQAPKPVQPWEGVRSAKKNGPCCIQANIDLQPETIGSEDCLYLNVFTPDLNPSYPLPVMVQIHGGGFCFLSGGDDWFDTDYLLRHGVILVTINYRLEVLGFLCLDTEDIPGNAGMKDQVAAMKWIKNNISSFGGDPNNITLFGISAGGASIAYHLVSPMSKGLFKRAIIQSGTNTCYWTQSIAPREKALALAKKLGCQSDNDKEISNVLKSVPAEYLINIHLPVTYLETFKDYWKIYFNVVPEKLFGDNERFFYGNINEVLRDNINNGVEVIVGCTKNEGILNLTIGLDKIVTQANKFTEYFVPTHIALNCPIEKQIEIGNRIKKRYFGNKIISIDDLDKILHYFALDTFVYSIIEWAKIYASSYENRIYVYIMSCETERNIMVDLLGLREQLKNFKGACHADDSFYTFSVKRLLPKVDEGSETFKVINQITTLWTNFAKYGNPTPDDSLRVKWKPFTLEHQDYLNIGNILVEEKGPYKVDIDFWEEIFEECFKGTVQTVI
- the LOC106130923 gene encoding esterase SG1 isoform X2; translation: MQVRVSDGTLEGEVLKDSYGKIFYSFKGIPYAEPPLGELRFQAPKPVQPWEGVRSAKKNGPCCIQANIDLQPETIGSEDCLYLNVFTPDLNPSYPLPVMVQIHGGGFCFLSGGDDWFDTDYLLRHGVILVTINYRLEVLGFLCLDTEDIPGNAGMKDQVAAMKWIKNNISSFGGDPNNITLFGISAGGASIAYHLVSPMSKGLFKRAIIQSGTNTCYWTQSIAPREKALALAKKLGCQSDNDKEISNVLKSVPAEYLINIHLPVTYLETFKDYWKIYFNVVPEKLFGDNERFFYGNINEVLRDNINNGVEVIVGCTKNEETQHQMIHCV